In the Streptomyces sp. FXJ1.172 genome, one interval contains:
- the dacB gene encoding D-alanyl-D-alanine carboxypeptidase/D-alanyl-D-alanine endopeptidase: MSHIQEEDQMSSFTPGGRRRHRRTKESGGGVRRGVVLAMAVPVVSATLAGTSAFAADNGTTATARDGASSRLDLTDPGDRHMAANLDARVLDQRLGSDVSGVVLDANSDATVWSHDGSTALMPASNAKLATSTAALTVLGPQHRFTTKVVYGNGTLTLVGGGDRTLSSADLTEMAQSAVAGLRKAGLSTVKVAVDDSLFPEPTLADGWNAGYYPDTVAPVRALVVDGHGVQDTSIDAGQVFAKLLAKDGITVDGDVTHGTASRTDVPVARHRSAPLADIVKQMLKHSDNNIAETLLRMTALHAGRPATFEGGTDVVRHVLSHRYGISLDNFVLHDGSGLSMTDRIPAATLAQILELLTEPRHAHTLGAILDGLPVAGEAGSTLGPAYGRFDDPNSRCAVGKVQAKTGTLTGAAALSGLTRTDDGEWRVFSFVENGSTAAPNDVKDAMDGLAATVNGCWA; encoded by the coding sequence ATGAGTCACATCCAAGAGGAAGACCAGATGAGCAGCTTCACGCCGGGTGGCCGACGCCGGCATCGCAGGACGAAAGAGAGCGGCGGGGGTGTCCGGCGCGGCGTCGTGCTCGCGATGGCGGTTCCCGTCGTCTCCGCCACGCTGGCCGGAACCTCGGCCTTCGCCGCCGACAACGGCACCACGGCGACGGCCCGCGACGGCGCGTCCAGCCGCCTGGACCTGACCGACCCCGGCGACCGGCACATGGCCGCGAACCTGGACGCCCGCGTGCTCGACCAGCGGCTGGGCTCCGACGTGAGCGGCGTGGTCCTCGACGCAAACTCCGACGCCACCGTGTGGAGCCACGACGGCTCCACCGCGCTCATGCCGGCTTCCAACGCCAAGCTCGCCACGTCGACCGCCGCCCTGACCGTGCTGGGCCCCCAGCACCGGTTCACCACCAAGGTGGTCTACGGCAACGGCACCCTGACCCTCGTCGGCGGCGGCGACCGCACCCTCAGCAGCGCGGATCTCACCGAGATGGCGCAGAGCGCGGTCGCCGGGCTGAGGAAGGCGGGTCTGAGCACGGTGAAGGTCGCCGTGGACGACAGCCTCTTCCCCGAACCGACCCTGGCCGACGGCTGGAACGCGGGCTACTACCCGGACACCGTCGCTCCCGTCCGCGCGCTCGTCGTCGACGGACACGGTGTCCAGGACACCTCCATCGACGCCGGGCAGGTCTTCGCCAAGCTGCTCGCCAAGGACGGCATCACCGTCGACGGCGACGTCACGCACGGCACGGCGAGCCGCACGGACGTGCCGGTCGCCCGTCACCGGTCGGCGCCGCTGGCGGACATCGTCAAGCAGATGCTCAAGCACAGCGACAACAACATCGCCGAGACCCTGCTGCGGATGACCGCCCTGCACGCGGGACGCCCCGCCACCTTCGAGGGCGGCACCGACGTCGTACGCCACGTGCTCAGCCACCGCTACGGCATCTCCCTCGACAACTTCGTGCTCCACGACGGCAGCGGTCTGTCCATGACCGACCGCATCCCGGCGGCCACCCTCGCGCAGATCCTCGAACTGCTCACGGAGCCCCGGCACGCGCACACCCTGGGCGCCATCCTGGACGGCCTGCCCGTGGCCGGCGAAGCGGGCAGCACCCTCGGTCCGGCGTACGGCCGCTTCGACGACCCCAACTCCCGGTGCGCCGTCGGCAAGGTGCAGGCGAAGACCGGCACCCTCACCGGAGCCGCCGCCCTGAGCGGCCTGACCCGGACGGACGACGGCGAGTGGCGGGTCTTCTCCTTCGTCGAGAACGGCTCGACGGCCGCCCCGAACGACGTCAAGGACGCGATGGACGGCCTGGCAGCCACAGTGAACGGCTGCTGGGCCTAG
- a CDS encoding right-handed parallel beta-helix repeat-containing protein — MARQLITVGREGGSDYPTIGAALGDARPGTIVSVRPGRYQETLVVQNRVTIVADGPRGSVEIAPLTGAAVTLAADAVMLTDLLLRGGEGELPVIDAVRGQVALDGCEVLGTGWTALLSRGSGSLAMRSCRISNPVGAGVVEAGTTGSVIEDCVIENLGTSAVVISEDGRATLRNCRMRDARGNGVLANGQSRGVLEDCEISATDKPGIALEGGTALKVVRTTVRDCAVGVYLASSSRTELTHVQVHGSGGHGFVVADRSDPQLSYCETSGTRGSGLYVTGRSRGHYTNCVFHEAEQPAVHIAKSSTPSLTGARITDSTDIGVLLTEECAAEFDHLDVLRAGGVGVSVLSGADPLVRRARITEARGNGIQVADRGRGRFEDCEIGDCTGHALRIEREGDPHVGNSALRGSGQSGVSVGAEGLGTLRDCEISGSSASGASVEQKGFLTLVRSRVLGSGGHGALIGAGGRASLKSCEFSGNVGDGIRIETEEPTEVTDCTVRSNRGAGIKNSRPGHWLTLSGLTSSGNKAPDSGTEPPAAGEAPADGAAAGAADEGRAQEGGLIGELNALVGLANVKEQVSMLVSLGKLAQRRARLGIPAPPMSRHLVFAGPPGTGKTTVARLYGGILASLGMLSSGHIVEVSRADLVAQVIGGTAIKTAEVFERALGGVLFIDEAYTLLSDSKGSGADFGQEAIDTLVKLVEDHRDDTVVIVAGYAKEMEDFLAANPGMASRFTRTIQFENYSVDELVTITENMCSAHRYVLDPLTRKALELRFSRMRRDATFGNGRAARQVFEEMIDRQSLRLATQLEASEADLMLMVPEDVGADEAEEVRGDEVRTPGDSGALAQLRAMTGLAAVKREVGGIVDLLSAYRQRAAMGLPTPSISHHLVFSGPPGTGKTTVARLYADLLRSFGVLPRGQLVEVARADLVGRYIGHTAQLTTEKFEQALGGVLFIDEAYTLTPENSPQDFGREAVDTLLKLMEDHRDEVVVIVAGYPAEMERFLESNPGLASRFSRRVAFEDYSTDELLAIIEEQTRTAGYVCLPQTVDTLRAHLDGLPRNRSFGNARLARQLVEGMMTRHAGRLGTIAAPDLEALTTLLPEDLPATAAGKAPV; from the coding sequence GTGGCACGCCAGTTGATCACAGTCGGTCGGGAGGGCGGGAGCGACTACCCGACGATCGGCGCCGCACTGGGCGATGCCCGCCCCGGCACCATCGTGAGTGTCCGCCCGGGCCGGTACCAGGAGACGCTGGTCGTGCAGAACCGCGTCACCATCGTCGCCGACGGTCCGCGCGGCAGCGTCGAGATCGCCCCGCTCACCGGCGCGGCCGTCACGCTGGCCGCGGACGCGGTGATGCTCACCGACCTGCTGCTGCGCGGCGGCGAGGGCGAACTCCCGGTGATCGACGCGGTGCGCGGCCAGGTCGCCCTGGACGGATGCGAGGTCCTCGGCACGGGATGGACCGCGCTGCTCAGCCGCGGCAGCGGCTCCCTGGCCATGCGTTCGTGCCGGATCAGCAATCCGGTGGGGGCCGGCGTGGTGGAGGCGGGCACGACCGGGAGCGTCATCGAGGACTGCGTGATCGAGAACCTCGGCACCTCCGCGGTCGTCATCAGCGAGGACGGCCGGGCGACCCTGCGCAACTGCCGTATGCGCGACGCGCGCGGCAACGGCGTGCTGGCCAACGGTCAGTCCCGCGGTGTGCTGGAGGACTGCGAGATCTCCGCCACGGACAAGCCGGGCATCGCCCTGGAAGGCGGTACTGCGCTGAAAGTGGTGCGCACCACCGTCCGCGACTGCGCGGTGGGCGTGTACCTGGCGAGTTCCTCCCGCACCGAGCTGACCCATGTCCAGGTGCACGGCTCCGGCGGACACGGCTTCGTGGTCGCGGACCGCTCCGACCCGCAGCTGTCGTACTGCGAGACCTCCGGTACCCGGGGCAGCGGCTTGTACGTCACCGGCCGTTCCCGCGGCCACTACACCAACTGCGTCTTCCACGAGGCCGAGCAGCCCGCCGTCCACATCGCGAAGTCCAGCACCCCGTCGCTCACCGGGGCACGGATCACCGACAGCACGGACATCGGTGTCCTGCTGACCGAGGAGTGCGCCGCCGAGTTCGACCACCTCGACGTGCTGAGGGCGGGCGGCGTCGGAGTGTCGGTCCTCTCGGGTGCCGATCCGCTGGTGCGCCGAGCGCGGATCACCGAAGCCCGCGGGAACGGAATCCAGGTCGCCGACCGCGGACGCGGGCGTTTCGAGGACTGTGAGATCGGCGACTGCACCGGCCACGCGCTGCGCATCGAGCGGGAGGGCGATCCACACGTCGGGAACTCCGCGCTGCGCGGTTCGGGGCAGTCCGGTGTCTCCGTGGGCGCCGAAGGACTCGGCACACTGCGCGACTGCGAGATCTCCGGCTCATCGGCGTCCGGAGCGTCGGTGGAGCAGAAGGGCTTCCTGACGCTGGTGCGCTCCCGCGTCCTGGGGTCCGGCGGCCACGGCGCGCTGATCGGCGCGGGCGGGCGAGCGAGCCTCAAGTCCTGCGAATTCAGCGGAAACGTCGGTGACGGCATACGTATCGAAACCGAGGAACCGACGGAGGTGACCGACTGCACGGTGCGCTCCAACCGCGGAGCGGGCATCAAGAACTCCCGACCCGGCCATTGGCTCACCCTCTCGGGACTGACCAGTTCGGGCAACAAGGCACCCGACTCCGGTACCGAGCCGCCCGCGGCGGGCGAGGCCCCGGCCGACGGCGCCGCGGCGGGCGCCGCCGACGAGGGCCGGGCGCAAGAGGGCGGACTGATCGGCGAGCTGAACGCGCTGGTCGGCCTGGCGAACGTCAAGGAGCAGGTCAGCATGCTCGTCAGCCTGGGCAAGCTCGCCCAGCGACGGGCCCGGCTCGGCATTCCCGCACCGCCGATGAGCCGTCACCTCGTCTTCGCCGGGCCGCCCGGCACCGGCAAGACCACCGTGGCACGGCTCTACGGCGGCATCCTCGCCTCGCTCGGGATGCTGTCCTCCGGCCACATCGTCGAGGTGTCGCGTGCCGACCTGGTGGCGCAGGTGATCGGCGGCACCGCGATCAAGACCGCCGAGGTGTTCGAACGGGCCCTGGGCGGCGTGCTGTTCATCGACGAGGCCTACACGCTGCTCTCGGACAGCAAGGGCTCCGGCGCGGACTTCGGACAGGAGGCCATCGACACCCTGGTCAAACTCGTCGAGGACCACCGTGACGACACCGTGGTGATCGTCGCCGGGTATGCCAAGGAGATGGAGGACTTCCTGGCGGCCAACCCCGGCATGGCCTCCCGCTTCACCCGCACCATCCAGTTCGAGAACTATTCGGTGGACGAACTGGTCACGATCACCGAGAACATGTGCTCCGCCCACCGCTACGTCCTCGACCCCCTGACCCGCAAGGCACTGGAACTGCGTTTCTCACGGATGCGACGCGACGCCACCTTCGGCAACGGACGCGCCGCACGGCAGGTCTTCGAGGAGATGATCGACCGCCAGTCGCTGCGCCTCGCCACCCAGTTGGAGGCCAGCGAGGCGGATCTGATGCTCATGGTCCCGGAGGACGTCGGGGCCGACGAGGCGGAGGAGGTGCGCGGCGACGAGGTGAGGACCCCCGGCGACTCGGGCGCGCTCGCCCAGCTCAGGGCCATGACCGGGCTCGCGGCGGTCAAGCGCGAGGTCGGCGGCATCGTGGACCTGCTCAGCGCGTACCGGCAGCGGGCCGCGATGGGGCTGCCGACCCCGTCGATCAGCCACCACCTGGTGTTCTCCGGACCGCCCGGCACCGGCAAGACCACCGTGGCACGGCTCTACGCCGACCTGCTGCGCTCGTTCGGGGTGCTGCCCCGCGGTCAGCTCGTCGAGGTCGCGCGGGCGGACCTGGTGGGCCGGTACATCGGGCACACCGCACAGCTCACCACCGAGAAGTTCGAACAGGCCCTGGGCGGCGTGCTGTTCATCGACGAGGCCTACACCCTCACGCCGGAGAACTCGCCGCAGGACTTCGGCCGCGAGGCGGTGGACACCCTGCTGAAACTCATGGAGGACCACCGCGACGAGGTGGTGGTGATCGTCGCGGGATACCCGGCCGAGATGGAACGGTTCCTGGAGTCCAATCCCGGTCTCGCGTCCCGGTTCTCACGCCGGGTGGCCTTCGAGGACTACTCGACCGACGAACTGCTGGCGATCATCGAAGAGCAGACCAGGACGGCCGGCTACGTGTGCCTGCCGCAGACGGTCGACACCCTCCGGGCCCACCTGGACGGCCTCCCGCGCAACCGCTCCTTCGGCAACGCCCGGCTGGCCAGGCAACTGGTCGAGGGAATGATGACCCGGCACGCCGGGCGGCTCGGCACCATCGCGGCCCCCGACCTCGAGGCCCTCACCACCCTCCTCCCCGAGGACCTGCCCGCGACCGCGGCCGGCAAGGCCCCGGTGTGA
- a CDS encoding cytochrome P450 family protein, which produces MDTYQQARPDGEPDELVIMGPEFKADAHRQYARLRAKGPVHRAQFFPGITGWVVVDYDLAREALTHPALLKDPEPATEMLEAAGFLGHKRGTGFGGQMLEADPPEHTRLRRLVSGVFSPKRTAGMEPRISQIAHRLIDAMPPSGELDLVEAFTAPLPVTVIAELLGIPEADRHDFRRWTALAFQVGHPEYATAVASLHGFLRQQADDKRRAPGDDLLSALVAARDEDDGRLSRDELAGTAALLVIAGHETTVNLLGNAVLALLRHPDQLRLLRENPGLLPDAIEEFLRYDTSVERTTNRYAAEDLELGGVRIPRGGIVAVALASASRDAPLPDGGDPDTLDITRPAARHLSFGHGIHHCLGAPLARLEARVALHTLLTRVPHLELAVPAETLDWFPAGMVRGVLSLPVRYRTR; this is translated from the coding sequence ATGGACACGTACCAGCAGGCCCGGCCGGACGGTGAACCGGACGAACTGGTGATCATGGGCCCCGAGTTCAAGGCGGACGCCCACCGGCAGTACGCGCGGCTGCGTGCGAAAGGACCTGTCCACCGGGCGCAGTTCTTCCCCGGCATCACGGGCTGGGTGGTCGTCGACTACGACCTCGCCCGCGAGGCGCTGACCCATCCGGCGCTGCTCAAGGACCCCGAGCCGGCCACCGAGATGCTGGAGGCGGCGGGCTTCCTGGGCCACAAGCGCGGCACCGGGTTCGGCGGCCAGATGCTGGAGGCGGACCCGCCCGAGCACACCCGGCTGCGCCGTCTGGTGTCGGGCGTCTTCTCCCCGAAACGCACCGCCGGGATGGAACCGCGCATCAGCCAGATCGCCCACCGGCTCATCGACGCCATGCCGCCCTCCGGTGAACTGGACCTCGTGGAAGCCTTCACCGCGCCGCTGCCGGTCACGGTGATCGCCGAACTGCTCGGCATCCCGGAGGCCGACCGCCACGACTTCCGCCGCTGGACGGCACTCGCCTTCCAGGTGGGCCACCCCGAGTACGCCACGGCCGTGGCGAGCCTGCACGGGTTCCTGCGCCAGCAGGCCGACGACAAGCGCCGCGCTCCCGGCGACGACCTGCTGTCCGCCCTCGTCGCCGCCCGGGACGAGGACGACGGCCGCCTCTCCCGGGACGAACTGGCGGGCACCGCGGCCCTGCTCGTCATCGCCGGCCACGAGACCACCGTCAACCTCCTCGGCAACGCCGTACTGGCCCTGCTCCGGCACCCCGACCAGCTGCGGCTGCTGCGGGAGAACCCCGGGCTCCTGCCCGACGCGATCGAGGAGTTCCTGCGCTACGACACGTCCGTCGAGCGCACCACGAACCGCTACGCCGCCGAGGATCTGGAGCTGGGCGGGGTGCGGATCCCGCGCGGCGGCATCGTCGCCGTGGCCCTCGCCTCCGCGAGCCGCGACGCGCCCCTGCCCGACGGCGGCGACCCGGACACCCTCGACATCACCCGGCCCGCCGCCCGGCACCTCTCCTTCGGCCACGGCATCCACCACTGCCTGGGTGCCCCGCTGGCCCGCCTGGAGGCCCGCGTCGCCCTGCACACCCTGCTCACCCGCGTCCCGCACCTGGAACTGGCGGTCCCCGCCGAGACCCTCGATTGGTTCCCGGCGGGGATGGTGCGCGGCGTGCTGTCCCTGCCGGTGCGGTACCGCACGCGGTGA
- a CDS encoding ricin-type beta-trefoil lectin domain protein gives MRAGVRSDTGLGTATGTDHDTAVDTVAATSAAGAMKSRASRRAAPRTLLTLAAVTGVVLVTGVVVALGTRGGGAAHAAREPGPAASLLGQDLRDGSRAGVPGALPLPSGSHAAPGTPGHTPAPATAGGGDSPAHTAQQAAAATKPHTAAGSGTHTTGSASPQTAPAPGTSGHTGSASTGTSGGGGSAGGTQTTAVSGVALFSHASHRCITVPGGQGTDGTPLEIYDCDGSAAQTWTFASDGTVRAFGLCMDVAGASTDNGTTIQLANCNGGQAQQFRLNSHQDLTSSLDYKCVDVRDQNTANGTGLQLWSCAGTDNQKWSKE, from the coding sequence GTGCGGGCAGGCGTCCGTTCCGACACGGGGCTCGGCACCGCGACCGGAACAGACCATGACACCGCCGTGGACACGGTCGCCGCGACGTCGGCCGCGGGTGCGATGAAGAGCAGGGCGTCCCGCAGGGCGGCTCCCCGGACTCTTCTGACGTTGGCGGCCGTCACCGGGGTCGTCCTCGTGACCGGCGTGGTGGTGGCTCTGGGAACCCGAGGAGGAGGCGCCGCCCACGCGGCGCGGGAACCCGGGCCCGCGGCGTCGCTGCTCGGCCAGGACCTGCGCGACGGTTCCCGCGCGGGCGTCCCTGGCGCACTGCCGCTGCCCTCGGGCAGTCACGCCGCCCCTGGCACGCCCGGCCACACCCCGGCACCCGCGACGGCGGGAGGCGGCGACTCTCCCGCTCATACGGCGCAGCAGGCCGCCGCCGCCACCAAACCGCACACGGCGGCGGGCTCCGGCACGCATACGACGGGCTCGGCGTCCCCCCAGACCGCCCCTGCCCCGGGGACGAGCGGGCACACCGGCTCCGCAAGCACGGGAACCTCGGGCGGTGGCGGAAGCGCGGGCGGCACACAGACGACCGCGGTTTCCGGCGTGGCCCTGTTCAGCCACGCCTCGCACCGCTGCATCACGGTCCCCGGCGGCCAGGGCACGGACGGCACACCACTGGAGATCTACGACTGTGACGGTTCGGCCGCGCAGACGTGGACCTTCGCTTCCGACGGTACGGTGCGTGCCTTCGGCCTGTGCATGGATGTGGCGGGCGCGTCGACCGACAACGGGACGACGATCCAGCTCGCGAACTGCAACGGGGGCCAGGCCCAGCAGTTCCGCCTCAACTCGCACCAGGACTTGACCAGTTCGCTGGACTACAAGTGCGTGGACGTGCGGGACCAGAACACCGCCAACGGCACCGGCCTGCAGCTGTGGTCGTGCGCCGGCACCGACAACCAGAAGTGGTCGAAGGAGTAG
- a CDS encoding S8 family serine peptidase, protein MKRNILVPRGSQSTGTPRQRRPHTCASRLTAVAPVLGAALVLVPPTVAVADSAPVGTAPAASSNQIRLPLMPSSLTSASTACTKPSKVHVDAEPWAQQSLGLGRVGRYTTGSGITVGVVDTGVAPGAERLAGRVEATGGAAEDCVGHGTFVAGLIAASPSPGGGLSGVAPGARIVAERGTGQVGTAGAAAVAQGIRAAVQDGATVVDVSAALPARTQELTAALAFAADHDALVVAPAVPDGTVQGNGAGGSAAAADYWPAAADGVLSVLDVDINGARAQDAYVPLHADLAAPGSGITGIGPAGSGLYVGNGPSLAAAFVAGAAALVRAHLPELTAPQVAARLKGTAAPAAVPLLDPYNALSAVLPTTRPAPGGSSTAVHLAAPAEESGSARRAVLLGAGCALLALLVGAGAALARVHRSRRAVGEGLRRRTT, encoded by the coding sequence ATGAAGCGCAACATCCTTGTCCCGCGCGGGAGCCAGAGCACGGGTACACCGCGTCAGCGCCGTCCGCACACCTGCGCGTCACGGCTCACCGCCGTGGCACCGGTGCTCGGGGCGGCGCTCGTGCTGGTGCCGCCCACGGTCGCGGTGGCCGACTCCGCTCCGGTGGGGACCGCGCCGGCCGCGTCGTCGAACCAGATCCGGCTGCCGTTGATGCCGTCGTCCCTCACCTCTGCCTCCACCGCGTGCACCAAGCCGTCCAAGGTCCATGTGGACGCGGAGCCCTGGGCGCAGCAGAGCCTCGGGCTGGGACGGGTCGGCCGCTACACCACCGGCTCCGGGATCACGGTGGGCGTGGTGGACACCGGCGTCGCACCCGGCGCCGAACGGCTTGCCGGACGGGTCGAGGCCACCGGCGGCGCGGCTGAGGACTGCGTGGGACACGGGACGTTCGTGGCGGGTCTGATCGCCGCCTCGCCCAGCCCGGGTGGCGGACTGTCCGGGGTGGCTCCCGGGGCGCGGATCGTCGCCGAACGCGGCACCGGCCAGGTCGGCACCGCGGGCGCCGCGGCGGTCGCCCAGGGCATCAGGGCCGCCGTGCAGGACGGTGCGACAGTGGTCGACGTCTCGGCCGCCCTGCCCGCCCGGACGCAGGAGCTGACCGCGGCGCTGGCGTTCGCGGCCGACCACGACGCCCTGGTGGTGGCGCCCGCGGTACCCGACGGCACGGTCCAGGGCAACGGCGCGGGCGGCAGCGCCGCGGCCGCGGACTACTGGCCGGCCGCCGCCGACGGGGTGCTCTCCGTGCTCGACGTGGACATCAACGGTGCCCGTGCCCAGGACGCCTACGTGCCGCTCCACGCCGACCTGGCCGCGCCGGGCAGCGGGATCACGGGCATCGGGCCCGCGGGATCGGGCCTCTACGTGGGCAACGGGCCGTCGCTCGCGGCCGCGTTCGTGGCAGGGGCCGCCGCCCTGGTGCGCGCGCACCTGCCGGAGCTGACGGCACCCCAGGTGGCCGCGCGGCTCAAGGGCACCGCCGCCCCGGCGGCCGTCCCGCTGCTCGACCCGTACAACGCGCTGAGCGCGGTCCTGCCCACCACCAGGCCCGCACCCGGTGGCAGCAGCACGGCCGTTCACCTGGCCGCACCGGCCGAGGAGAGCGGGAGCGCCCGCCGGGCCGTTCTGCTGGGCGCGGGCTGCGCCCTGCTGGCTCTCCTGGTGGGGGCCGGGGCGGCGCTGGCCCGGGTGCACAGGTCGCGCCGAGCAGTCGGCGAGGGGCTCCGGCGGCGTACGACGTGA
- a CDS encoding ricin-type beta-trefoil lectin domain protein, protein MKPPHTPRSAGDLPKRVPGSAKRVGSGSPPARNGEAADDAEPTAPKSDERAPDKAESGASPPRFTRFSSLGSRANTGRGPAAPSSTADTPVDGSVGDRFDESFARHGEARTTPAADIVVPLDPAGPPPKGKVGRAGSRGALGVVGVVGLLAVVGVLLALGLTGGHEGGRRDASSVAVGSDGHGSDVVDGLGGPAAPSASAGGTAPGKKPAGSGKFPSGSATTGAPGKASASAGGHAAPSAKAAAKDGTNAPAVAAPGVNVSSHASQRCIDIVGGKAVPGAGLMIWDCSQSASQHWTFSDGTMRALGMCVQLAGGSTDDGTDLEMASCDGSPAQRFDLNYRHDLVSGPANKCADVRDDQTANGTRIQLWSCSGNDNQKWSED, encoded by the coding sequence ATGAAGCCTCCACACACTCCCCGTTCGGCGGGAGATCTCCCCAAAAGGGTCCCGGGCAGCGCCAAACGTGTCGGTTCCGGTTCTCCGCCCGCACGCAACGGCGAGGCGGCCGACGACGCCGAGCCGACCGCGCCGAAGAGCGACGAACGGGCGCCCGACAAGGCCGAAAGCGGGGCCTCCCCGCCCCGGTTCACCCGGTTCTCCTCGCTCGGGTCGCGAGCGAACACCGGACGCGGCCCCGCCGCACCCTCCTCCACGGCCGACACCCCGGTGGACGGCTCGGTCGGAGACCGGTTCGACGAGAGCTTCGCACGTCACGGTGAAGCCCGCACAACCCCGGCCGCGGACATCGTCGTACCGCTCGACCCAGCCGGCCCGCCTCCCAAGGGCAAGGTCGGGCGCGCGGGATCCCGCGGCGCCCTGGGTGTCGTGGGCGTCGTGGGGCTGCTGGCGGTGGTCGGGGTCCTGCTGGCCCTCGGCCTGACCGGTGGTCATGAGGGCGGCAGGCGCGACGCGTCGTCGGTGGCCGTCGGCTCCGACGGCCACGGCAGCGATGTCGTCGACGGGCTCGGCGGGCCGGCGGCGCCTTCGGCGAGCGCGGGCGGCACCGCGCCCGGCAAGAAGCCCGCCGGGTCGGGCAAGTTCCCGTCCGGCTCGGCCACGACCGGTGCGCCGGGCAAGGCCTCCGCGTCCGCCGGCGGGCACGCGGCCCCCTCGGCAAAGGCGGCGGCCAAGGACGGCACAAACGCTCCGGCGGTGGCGGCGCCGGGTGTGAACGTGTCCAGCCACGCGTCGCAGCGTTGCATCGACATCGTGGGCGGAAAGGCCGTACCGGGCGCGGGGCTGATGATCTGGGACTGCTCGCAATCCGCCTCGCAGCACTGGACGTTCTCCGACGGAACCATGCGCGCGCTCGGTATGTGTGTACAGCTCGCGGGTGGCTCGACCGACGACGGCACGGACCTCGAAATGGCGTCCTGCGACGGGAGCCCGGCGCAGCGGTTCGACCTGAACTACCGTCATGACCTGGTCAGCGGTCCCGCCAACAAGTGCGCGGACGTACGGGACGACCAGACGGCGAACGGCACCAGGATCCAGCTGTGGTCCTGCTCCGGTAACGACAACCAGAAGTGGTCCGAGGACTGA
- a CDS encoding TetR/AcrR family transcriptional regulator — MITETASKQTGPALRQKIVLAAADLLEEAGLEAVSTRAVAARAGVPTPSIFRIFGDKDGLLEEVAEHGFRRYLEAKAGLLTGDDPVQVLRDAWDLHIRFGLEHPAYYALVYGQVRPGRVPHAGLRAAAGLRDMITRVAAAGRLRMSVERATEVMHSAGVGTILTLIGLPEDVRDLRTADAVREMVINTLALPPGGDDGAPAPASGVAGSAMALLAALGQDGTAALSVGERTLLLEWLNRLADAPGGGD; from the coding sequence GTGATTACGGAGACGGCATCGAAACAGACTGGTCCCGCCCTGCGGCAGAAGATCGTCCTGGCCGCCGCGGACCTACTGGAGGAGGCGGGCCTGGAAGCCGTGTCGACCCGCGCTGTCGCCGCCCGCGCCGGCGTGCCGACGCCGTCGATCTTCCGGATCTTCGGAGACAAGGACGGACTGCTCGAAGAGGTCGCAGAGCACGGCTTCAGGCGCTACCTTGAGGCGAAGGCCGGACTGCTCACCGGCGACGACCCGGTCCAGGTGCTGCGGGACGCCTGGGACCTGCACATCCGCTTCGGCCTCGAACACCCCGCGTACTACGCGCTCGTCTACGGCCAGGTGCGCCCCGGCCGCGTGCCGCATGCCGGCCTGCGGGCCGCCGCGGGCCTGCGGGACATGATCACCCGGGTCGCCGCCGCCGGACGGCTGCGGATGAGCGTCGAACGCGCCACCGAGGTCATGCACTCCGCCGGGGTGGGCACGATCCTCACCCTGATCGGTCTTCCGGAGGACGTGCGCGACCTGCGGACCGCCGACGCCGTCCGCGAGATGGTGATCAACACCCTCGCGCTGCCGCCCGGGGGCGACGACGGGGCCCCCGCCCCCGCCTCCGGCGTCGCCGGCAGCGCCATGGCCCTGCTGGCCGCCCTCGGCCAGGACGGCACCGCGGCCCTCAGCGTCGGCGAGCGGACCCTGCTCCTCGAGTGGCTCAACCGGCTGGCCGACGCGCCGGGCGGGGGCGACTGA